The Devosia sp. A16 genome includes a window with the following:
- the fabD gene encoding ACP S-malonyltransferase — protein sequence MTKRAFTFPGQGSQAVGMGKDLADAYQEARNVFAEVDEALGQKLSAIMFEGPDETLRLTENAQPALMAVSVAVTRVLESRGFSLRDNAAYVAGHSLGEYSALAAAGAFSLADAARLLKIRGQAMQQAVPVGQGAMAAILGLDLETVLRAANDAEDGEVCGVANDNAPGQVVISGHAGAVNRAIELLKAAGAKRALPLPVSAPFHCALMRPAADAMEHALNQVTVKAPVVPVVANVLAKPITDPEEIKKRLVEQVTGMVRWTECVNWLVKDGGVTQLVELGSGKVLSGLAKRIAPETMAVSTGTPADVDAFLAEHGA from the coding sequence TTGACCAAGCGCGCATTTACCTTCCCGGGGCAGGGCAGCCAGGCCGTCGGCATGGGCAAGGACCTCGCCGACGCCTACCAAGAGGCCCGCAACGTCTTCGCCGAAGTCGATGAGGCGCTCGGCCAGAAACTCTCGGCCATCATGTTCGAGGGACCCGACGAGACGCTGCGCCTCACCGAGAACGCCCAGCCGGCGCTGATGGCGGTTTCGGTTGCGGTGACCCGCGTGCTCGAAAGCCGCGGCTTCTCGCTCAGGGACAATGCCGCCTACGTCGCCGGCCACTCGCTCGGCGAATACTCGGCGCTGGCCGCTGCCGGGGCCTTCAGCCTCGCCGACGCGGCGCGGCTCCTGAAGATTCGCGGCCAGGCCATGCAGCAGGCAGTGCCCGTCGGGCAGGGCGCCATGGCGGCCATCCTCGGGCTCGACCTCGAAACCGTGCTGCGCGCCGCCAACGATGCCGAGGACGGCGAGGTCTGCGGCGTCGCCAACGACAATGCCCCCGGCCAGGTGGTGATCTCCGGCCATGCCGGCGCGGTGAACCGCGCCATCGAGCTCCTGAAGGCTGCCGGCGCCAAGCGCGCCCTGCCGCTGCCGGTCAGCGCGCCATTCCACTGCGCCCTGATGCGTCCTGCCGCAGATGCGATGGAGCACGCGCTCAACCAGGTGACGGTGAAGGCGCCGGTCGTGCCGGTGGTTGCCAATGTGCTGGCCAAGCCCATCACCGACCCCGAAGAGATCAAGAAGCGTCTCGTCGAGCAGGTCACCGGCATGGTCCGCTGGACCGAATGTGTGAACTGGCTGGTGAAGGATGGCGGCGTGACGCAACTGGTCGAGCTCGGCTCGGGCAAGGTGCTGAGTGGCCTCGCCAAGCGCATCGCCCCGGAAACGATGGCCGTGTCGACAGGTACGCCGGCCGATGTCGACGCGTTCCTCGCCGAACACGGCGCCTGA
- the fabG gene encoding 3-oxoacyl-[acyl-carrier-protein] reductase, translating into MFDLTGKRALVTGASGGIGREIAKALAASGARVALSGTRVGALEETRDMLGGGDHPILPANLSDLDAVDQLVPSAEAALGGIDILVNNAGVTRDNLFMRMKNEEWDEVLAVNLTSAFHLTRAVLRGMMKQRFGRIIGITSVVGVVGNPGQGNYAASKAGLIGMSKALAYEVASRNITVNTVAPGFIGSAMTDELNDKQRESILGKVPAGRLGAADEVAAAVVFLASNEAGYITGHTLNVNGGMVML; encoded by the coding sequence ATGTTTGATCTCACGGGCAAACGCGCCCTCGTTACCGGTGCTTCGGGCGGCATCGGTCGCGAAATCGCCAAGGCGCTCGCTGCCTCCGGCGCGCGGGTTGCGCTGAGCGGCACCCGGGTCGGTGCGCTGGAGGAGACGCGCGACATGCTCGGCGGCGGCGATCACCCGATCCTGCCGGCCAACCTCTCGGACCTCGACGCGGTCGACCAGCTCGTGCCCTCGGCCGAAGCGGCGCTCGGCGGCATCGACATTCTCGTCAACAATGCCGGCGTCACCCGCGACAACCTCTTCATGCGCATGAAGAACGAGGAGTGGGACGAAGTGCTGGCGGTGAACCTCACCTCGGCCTTCCATCTCACCCGCGCGGTGTTGCGCGGGATGATGAAGCAGCGCTTCGGCCGTATCATCGGCATCACCTCGGTGGTGGGTGTGGTCGGCAATCCGGGGCAGGGCAACTATGCGGCCAGCAAGGCAGGCCTCATCGGCATGAGCAAGGCGCTGGCCTACGAAGTCGCCTCGCGCAACATCACGGTCAACACCGTGGCGCCCGGCTTCATCGGTTCGGCCATGACCGACGAATTGAACGATAAGCAGCGTGAAAGCATTCTGGGCAAGGTGCCGGCCGGTCGGCTCGGCGCCGCCGACGAGGTCGCTGCCGCGGTGGTGTTCCTCGCCAGCAACGAGGCTGGCTACATCACCGGCCATACGCTGAACGTCAACGGCGGCATGGTGATGCTCTAG
- a CDS encoding acyl carrier protein has translation MSDIADRVRKIVVEHLNVDAEKVVDKASFIDDLGADSLDQVELVMAFEEEFNVEIPDDAAESIQTFGDAVAYLTKAVG, from the coding sequence ATGAGCGATATCGCTGATCGCGTCCGCAAGATCGTGGTCGAACACCTCAACGTCGATGCGGAAAAGGTCGTCGATAAAGCCAGCTTCATCGACGATCTGGGCGCGGACTCGCTCGATCAGGTCGAGCTGGTCATGGCTTTCGAAGAAGAGTTCAACGTCGAGATCCCGGACGATGCCGCGGAATCGATCCAGACCTTCGGTGACGCCGTCGCCTATCTGACCAAGGCTGTCGGCTGA